The stretch of DNA CTCCGAATCGCGCCAACAACCAATCCCACGTCCCCATTCAGTattacccatgtataagacaacccccaatttgaGAGATTCTTTTTATCTGAAGAAAAGCTCGTCTAATACATGGGAAAGTACGgtaattttcaaaaataaatttattgctttaaaatgcatgtcttaCAGACAACGATGACCGGCATTCAGAGAAGAATTAAGAATGTGATGCTGCACACTTGTCGTGTACAGAGACAGATTTGGGCGACGGAAGGCAGAAAAGCTTATATAGGTTATGTCTAAAACAGCATTAGGCCTAAATGTGAGGCCTATGGCATTCCAGCCTGCTCCTAAGCATTTATACTCagattgccaacctttttggaccaatgaggacatttggaattttgagaaactgctgtgggtgccagtcacaaaatggctgccgtggggtgtgtggcataacacaaaatgactgttggcagaggagagaaagagaggcaaaACCACTGTCAACATTAACTTAGCAGGAAGTGCAGGAAGTTCTCttgcacattttttatttttgagggtGTGTTTACCACGGGAGGTACTGGTGGGTTCATTACATTGGCAACCCCATTCTATGGAGCAGAGAATCTGCCAAAGAAGAGGGTGGTTTTTGTTGCCTTGTGCCAGATAAGGAAGATAAAAGGATGGTTTGCTTCAATTTTTATGGGCTGCTGAGATGACCTTATTACAACGGTGGCTGCTGAGGCAGCTGCTGCCTCGGTGCCCTCTTCATTGATCTCCAGAAAGGACTTGTGATACACTTCTGACAAAAACAAGTCGCCTTTTTTTGACATTCCTGAGAAGTTAGCTTGGGCTGGAATGAAAGCATCCTTCATCCCCATACTGCTTAGGGTGGACTTGAGGTCGAAACTCTCTTCCAGTTTGATCCTTGGCAAGTGAAGCTCCACCTTCCTTTTCTGCATCATTTCCGGACTCGTCCATATCGACAATCTCTCATATGTTAGTTCTTTTTCCAGCTGGGGTTGTATAATCAAGCAAGTTAGACAGAAAAACAAAAGCgactcttttaaaaaaccacacattccTAAACCCTACAACCAGTAACTCTTCTCACCACAAAGTTATGAGGGCTTTCAAAACAAAGCCTGCTGTTTACTTTGCTAGGGAATGTGATGCAAGGAGAAAAGGCACTGCCAGGTTTGAGGAGCCCATAGTGCTTTCACCACTCCACCCCCAAATCTGGCCACTGTACCTGCAACCCGCTCAGTCGCTGCTAAATACATAAGGTTGCtgcatgttattttctctttttccttttaaaattagGTGATTCTTATGCTCGCAATGCAACAAGCCCTTCTATGCtggcagttgtaccttggaagtcgaacggaagtctgttcaacttctaaaatgttcgcaaaccgtagcgtggcttctgattggctgtgggacgctcctgcagccaatcagaagccacggaagccctgtcggatgttcggcttccaaaagaacatttgcaaaccagaacaatcacttctgggtttgcgacgtttgggagccaaaaggtccgagttccagggctttaaatgtatgggcgGGAATCAGACAATGTTTTGTTCATCTATCTCTGTTTATATAAATCAGGGGTGAGTTcactctatgtcaggcatccccaaacttcagccctccagatgttttggactacaattcccatcatccctgaccactggtcctcttagctagggatcatgggagttgtaggcccaaacatctggagtgccacagtttggggatgcctgctctgtgtgCTAGCGAACTACACCCCCCCATCTCTGTCCAAATGTCGTCCAGGAACATTTTGGAGGCtcacagatttccccatccctgatttatttAGGGATGGAATGAAATGTCTAACAGTCATTGAAAGCAAGTGTTTTACCAATTCCAGACCAGTAGACTCATCTTCGATGTCTTTTGGAAGCATGATGAACATGCTGACGTCATTGTTCTCATATGGGAGCTCAAGAATACGAACCCTCAGGATATCAATGTAGAAGGTTGGAAATGTTCCCTTTAGAAACATCATTTGTACAGGCTTTGACTGGgtctgtaataaaaaaaatacatgccaTCCTtttccccactgaaatgaactgcCATTCAGATTTGTCTGAGACCAAGAAGCTTGAAGCATTAAAACTAAATAAAGGGCCTTTCTCTCTCAAACACAGGCAACTTCCCACCCCCCCTGTTACTttccttttggggtggggtggggggttatgaGAATGGGAAGAAGGGGAATAGTGTTGGGAATAGTGTTGTTTCCACCAGGGGGCAGCACTGAAAAGCTAAAAGCAAGCACTCATAGCTGAACCTGGGGCAGATCtgcactcatggtttttaatgtCAAGGAATGCTTTTCCTATCGTATTTGAACACATGACACCCTACTTTTGATGTTCACAATGTGTTATTAAAAATGGGACACCAGGTGGTGCTACAGAACAACCAGCAGCAAAGGTAAGAAACGCTTTGATTTACAAGTACCGGTATGCTCTGTGACGTTTTAGAATAATATACCTGGTATCGTTCTAATAACATTAAACAGGTcggtgtagatccagccctgggCAATCTGAGGTGGCTTTAGATTAGTCCAAAAGGTACAGAGGGAGTGTGGTTGAGTGGTTTTCTGCTACGCTGGTAATTCTTTGGATAGCAATGAGAGCAGCAGTTGGTGTACAGTCTTTCTGTGTTTGAATCCTACTTGTTTCATTATACTGTATTTTGCTTTTCTCCTGGCCACTTTAATTCAGAGTGCTATATCACCAcatgtttaccccccccccaagttccacCATCATATCAGTAGCGATTAAGGTAGGCATAAGTCACAATGCCCGGGCTGCCAGATTGAAGCAGATTTCATTATAGCAGCAACTTTGTAAGTTTAATAAGAATAAAGCCACAATCTGAAACACactttacctgggagcaagcccccattgaaatcagtaggacttaCATCTGgatagacatgtttaggattgtactGTAGCTTTTCAAGAGATACACTCAATTAACAACAACACTttcaaaccaagaacaaacccaCAATTCTCTTGCTTAATATAAACATTTAGTGGTTTTCCTTTTGCACAGAGCTCTGAATAATTTTACAGAGAATTGATACCAGCAGAACATGTCATGGAAAaacacactttttattttattaacacaTGCGTACCTTACTCAGTCTGAAAGGCTTCTCAGTAGTATTTGCTTTCTCAAATCTTTGATCCCACTTTCCTTTGAAGTAAATGGCATTTACTATGACCAGTGCTGTCTGAGCACCAACTGAATCTTTAGGCAAGAGATTCTTGATTTTGTCTTTTGGAAAACAGAAGGGTGTTGTTAATGTATTGGCATCCCAGTGTTGCTATACTAATAGGATATGGCTCTGAAATAAATGGTGTTGTTCTGAGTCAGATAATTCTCCTCTCAAGCCTGGAACTCGCTCATCTGAACTCTTTCCCAGTTCTGCTATAAATCTCATGACTGCTTTCCCATGGCTTGTGGGGTGCTTCAGGTGAAAAGGAAAAGTGAATTTCTGTCATTAAAAACCTTGCTTTTCCCAGACCCAGGCTCTAGCTGGCTGATTCACCTGCATGAATATTACTTGGTGCTATAAAGGGGCAGCAACTAGCACGATGGGATCCAGTTATTAAGCCATTACAGGGAGAAACTAGATAGACCAAATGGATTTCAATATTTAAGCAGCTAGGGATTGCACATTATGCCCAGaaagtcactttttttttttcaaaacacagAATTTTTTTTCGGTTCCTCAAATACCACTTCACATTTACATTTGAATTGCACATGGTTTTCTGTACAAGTGGGACGATTTTGATGTAGAACTAGCCTTAGCAAACCTCAGGTTCATGCGCTTCCCTTGCCCCCGGTGTACCTCCAAGGAGGGGTTAAGAAGCTTTTACTTTAGATTACTGCAACTTGCTATATCAACTAAACTCAGACAATCAGAGATCTTTAGTTGAAACGTAAACTACACTTTTTGAAGCTGACTTGTTTCAGCTGactatagttaagattaaccatggttcactaaaccatggttaatcCCAATTGGAAGTGGAAGCTTCTGATCTCACAGGTGCATCAGAGGAGATAGGGTGGacaaaccagggccgtcttacccataggcgctaggggtgtggggcacccggatgccgggctctcaggggcgccaggtcAAGAGTccagggcccaagagttgagtccgggaAAGAGCTTGCCTGTTGGTTGGAGCACcgcggtgggctcttctgctgctctgTGCTATGAGTTTGGGGGCAGCCGAGCCAGTGAGACACTGAGGCGGCTGgccagctctgccctcctgtgtgcctgggactaggtaacctgggggtgggggcaccgggtggatctttgcacactggggccgcatatgcttaagacagctctGGGACAAACCCAAGATTCGCTGTAGCCCTTTCTCATAATGCTCAACAAGgatatcctccagatgtttaagattaaaacacatgtcatccctgaccattgaacaTGCTGGCTAGAGGTGATGAAGCATTTTCAGGGTACCAGAACTGGGCCATTGTATCCCTCTATAGAAATCAGAATCCAGTTTTCAAGCCTGGAGATACAGTGGATTTTGTAAATCTTTAATTAACTTTAAAACTTTCTTCTCTGCTTTTCTTGTAGCTTAGGGTTTATTCCCTTGACCGCCTAAGTGGTTCTAAGGACATTAAGACTCAAGGACAGGTCTGGAACTGAGCTTTCAGTAGAGTAGAATTACAGTCTGCAGTGGCCGAATAAATAAGCTTACTGTTAGTTTGTTTTTCAACCCAAACGTTGATCTGTTCTCTGACTTGTTCTGCAGCATTCAAAAAATCAACCGGTTGTAGTTCTGCATGATAATACTTCTTAGTGAGCTGAAGGTATTCCTGAAAATTATAGGGGCAAAAATACAAATTGTTATgagtttctctttttttgtgcaGGGGGAAGTAGGTTGTATGCAGAaacccttctaacccctggatccagcaagtatCAAaatagaagacagcttcctattgAGGTGATAGTttgggtgatgggccattggggaacaaaggaagtggattTGGGTGAGGCATCAAATGGATGCCCACCCCTGTCCCTCAACTGGCTGGTAGAAAAAGACAAAGATGAGGGCTGAGCGTCTGCAGTGATGTGGGCCAGATATAAACCAGCAAGctgagagaaggtggagagacaaGAGACaagtttgatttctgtttgaatttaAGGCAGAAGTTTTATACAGTCTGAAGAGAAACCAAAGTATCTAAGGTAGCAGCTATGAGAGAAACATGACCCTttgggggtgttgatgctgtgagcccctcaaTTTTAGGCTCAGGTTGCAATATGTGCAAAtaacccatacagtggtacctcggtttatgaacacaattggttccgaaggcaccttcgtaggtcgaaaaattcgtaagtcgaaaaacgccattggaaatgcgatttcccataggaatgcattggaaacggaaaaattcataagtcgaagcaaccctatctaaaaattcgtaagtcgaaaaatccctatctaaaaccgccatggttttctttcggatgtcggatgccattacccccattcgtaagtcgaaaaattcggttgtcaagtcgttcgtaagtcgaggtaccactgtatcataaagacaccaaataataataataataataataatatattatttatacccggtttccccagccactctgggcggcttccagaaggatattaaaatacaataatctattaaacattctatggtccatggggtcacgaagagtcggacacaactaaacgactaaacaacaacaacattaaacattaaaagcttccctaaacaggactgccttcagatgctgtctaaaagtctggtagttgttgttctctttgacatctggtgagagggcctTCCACAGTCTCTGCaatgcctcatttccaaaggaaacacaacccCTGGGCAAGTGCCTGGAATCTCCAGAATctcgcaccgctcagagattggggtggtgtgcaacatttTTTAATCCACATATGGATTCACCACCGAGCAGGATATCCCCCCACTAGATTTCCAAGGCAGAGAAAAATTATTAGCCAGGCATCTCATGGTTGGCATCCTCAGTTGGGCTGGCAGATGGCTCTCCACCCACTCCACTTCTTGGGTTGAGGTGTGGCAGTGGCCAGCTTTCATGTCAAAATGTTGACATTGCATGTTCCTTCATCTACGTGCCttgctgcaggaggggagggggagaggaggcagagtgAATGCGCACCAATCACACTATTGCTTGTTCCTCTGCCCACTCACTACACGCCCTCAGCAGCCATTTTGCAACTGGCCCCCCATGGTCCTCTGATTACCACAGGCCCTAATAAGATCGGAGAACTCTGGTGTATAGGACAGCGACTTTAGACTTAGGCAGTGGAAACCCAGGTTAGAATCCTGACTCATTTGTGGCTGCTACTCATTGTCTTTGGAAAGCCCAACCCACTTTACAGAATGGTTGAAAACACAAAAAACGAATAAATCCATGAGATCCTTgtaagaaaggcaggatacaaacatGTTGAATAAAAGCAAATGTTTCATTTGGCATCGTGAAATTTTATTACTGTGAAAAACAGATCTAGAAATAAGTACcagaaaataaaatgtatgtTAAATTTAATAACGATcaccctctagctcagtattattgcATCATATACCACATACAACACTTTGTTTTTCTTAGCACCATATTTTCTAATTATACCATGTGGAAGTAATCTTTGTGATGAgaactatatttttatatatttcaaatgaAACATGGTGTCTTAGTATAAAATACTCACGCTGTTAAAATCGAAAGTCTTTTCTCCATATACTCTATTGGCAGTTTTCAGCAGGTAGGTGTTCTTGGGTTGGTTGATTTTAGAAATCAGTTCCTGGAATTGACTGTTGGTGGTTTCATCTTTACTGAGTCCTGGTTCCTTTACAGGGAGACAccattgcatataaaaatctCAGTTGCATTAGACTCAATGGTACTGCATAGGTAGATAACAATTCCAAATTGTCGTACCTtggagtcgaacggaatccgttctggaagtctgttttacttccaaaatgtttggaaaccaaagcacggcttctgattggctgtaggaagct from Zootoca vivipara chromosome 8, rZooViv1.1, whole genome shotgun sequence encodes:
- the LOC118089833 gene encoding serpin B10-like codes for the protein MDSLSVANGSFLLDLYKKLIQTSEGNIFFSPWSITSVLAMVHMGARGRTASQMAEVLRFNASPEESERSSQEPGLSKDETTNSQFQELISKINQPKNTYLLKTANRVYGEKTFDFNSEYLQLTKKYYHAELQPVDFLNAAEQVREQINVWVEKQTNNKIKNLLPKDSVGAQTALVIVNAIYFKGKWDQRFEKANTTEKPFRLSKTQSKPVQMMFLKGTFPTFYIDILRVRILELPYENNDVSMFIMLPKDIEDESTGLELLEKELTYERLSIWTSPEMMQKRKVELHLPRIKLEESFDLKSTLSSMGMKDAFIPAQANFSGMSKKGDLFLSEVYHKSFLEINEEGTEAAAASAATVVIRSSQQPIKIEANHPFIFLIWHKATKTTLFFGRFSAP